ACGGGCTGCTCGACGCCGACGCGTACGACGACCAGATCGCCTGACAGCGCGGACGCGGCCGGCGCGATACCGACCGCGACCGTCCGACCGACTGCGGACACCGACCGTCCGACCGACTGCGGACACCGAACTCGACCGCCCGACCCGACCATGACAACGCCACGTTCCGACCGACGAGCCGCGAACCGAGAACCGAACGACGACCGAGCGACGGCTCGGGGACCCGAGGGAGAGACCAGATGAGCCGGGCGAACGGCACCCCGTACGCGCCCCACACCGACGAGGAGACCGCGGCGATGCTGGCCGCGATCGGCGTCGACGACGAGGAGGCGCTGTTCGACATCCCCGAGTCGGTCGCCTTCGACGGCGACTTCGGTATCGAACCGCGCACCGAACGCGAGATCCGCGACGAGTGCGCCCGGATCTTGGACCGCAACGACGACCTCACGGAGTTCCTCGGCCGGGGGCACTACGGCCACTACGTGCCGAGCGTCGTCGACCACCTCGCGGACCGCGCGGAGTTCCTCACGAGCTACACCCAGTACCAGCCGGAGGTGTCGCAGGGGTTCCTCCAGGCCCTCTTCGAGTACCAGTCGATGCTGGTCGAGCTGACCGGATTAGACGTCGCGAACTGCTCGATGTACGACGCCGCGACCGCGCTCGGGGAGGCCGCGACGCTTGCGGACCGCGTCCGCTCGACGTCCGGCGACGTCGTCCTCGTCCCGGAACAGCTCCGCGAGGGGAAGCGGGCGGTGCTGGAGAACTACTGCGCCGGCGCCGACCTCGCCGTCGAGACGTACCCGATGGCCGACGGCACCGCGGACGTCGACGCGCTCGCGGAGCGCGCCGGCGACGACGTGGTGATGGTGTACGCCGAGAGCCCGACCGTCCGCGGCTGCCTCGAGGAGCGGCTCGCGGCGATCGGTGAGACGGCGGCCGAGACCGACGCGCTGTTCGCGCTCGGCTCGGACGTGGTCGCGCTGTCGGTGCTCGAATCGCCGGAAGCGGTCGGCGCCGACGTCGTGGTCGGGGAGGCCGGCGCGCTCGGCCTGCCGACCAGCTACGGGATGGGGCTGGGGATCTTCGCCTGCCGCGACGACTTCCTCCGGCAGGTCCCCGGCCGGCTCGTCGGCGCGAGCGAGGACGCGGACGGCGACCGCGCGTACACGCTCACGCTCCAGACCCGCGAGCAGCACATCCGCAAGGAGCGGGCCACCTCGAACATCTGTACGAACCAGGCGTGGGTCGCGCTCCGCGCGGCGATCCACGCGGCGACGCTCGGCCCGGACGGCCTCGTCGACCTCGCGAACGACTGCGTCCGCGAGGCGGAGGCGCTGGCGGCGCGGATCGACGACCTCTCCGGCGCGGCCGCGCCCGTCCACGACCGTCACCACTTCCGCGAGTTCGCGGTGCGGGTCGACCAGCCGGCGGCGCCGGTCGCCGAGGACTTGGAGGCCGAGGGGTTCGCGGTCCACGCGATCGACGAGCACCTGCTTCAGGTGTGCGTCACCGACCTGAACGCCGGGCGGACCGACGGTCTCGTCGAGGCCTTGGAGGGGGTGCTGTAGATGATCCACGATCAGGCGAACTACGAGCGGGACGGAGAGG
The sequence above is a segment of the Halorubrum sp. 2020YC2 genome. Coding sequences within it:
- the gcvPA gene encoding aminomethyl-transferring glycine dehydrogenase subunit GcvPA, with protein sequence MSRANGTPYAPHTDEETAAMLAAIGVDDEEALFDIPESVAFDGDFGIEPRTEREIRDECARILDRNDDLTEFLGRGHYGHYVPSVVDHLADRAEFLTSYTQYQPEVSQGFLQALFEYQSMLVELTGLDVANCSMYDAATALGEAATLADRVRSTSGDVVLVPEQLREGKRAVLENYCAGADLAVETYPMADGTADVDALAERAGDDVVMVYAESPTVRGCLEERLAAIGETAAETDALFALGSDVVALSVLESPEAVGADVVVGEAGALGLPTSYGMGLGIFACRDDFLRQVPGRLVGASEDADGDRAYTLTLQTREQHIRKERATSNICTNQAWVALRAAIHAATLGPDGLVDLANDCVREAEALAARIDDLSGAAAPVHDRHHFREFAVRVDQPAAPVAEDLEAEGFAVHAIDEHLLQVCVTDLNAGRTDGLVEALEGVL